One genomic region from Equus asinus isolate D_3611 breed Donkey chromosome 10, EquAss-T2T_v2, whole genome shotgun sequence encodes:
- the PKN3 gene encoding serine/threonine-protein kinase N3 isoform X3, with translation MEEGAPRQPGAGQRPPEDEKEVIRRAIQKELKIKEGVENLRRVATDRRQLGHVQQLLRSSNRRLEQLHGELRELHARILLPGPGPSPGLSPGPSPAEPVAPGPRPPAEQPRAGHLEALQRQLQVELKVKQGAENMTHTYANGTPKERKLLAAAQQMLRDSQLKVALLRMKISSLEASGSPEPGPELLAEELRHRLHIEAAVAEGAKNVVKLLGSRRTQDRKALAEAQAQLQESSQKLDLLRLALEQLLEGLPPAHPLRARVARELRTAVSGNLQPSGALVKPTAMTGTLQVCLLGCEQLLSAVPGRSPAAALAGSPSQGWLRGRAKQQRGGGELASEVLAVLKVDNRVVGQTGWGPVAKQSWDQTFVVPLERARELEIGVHWRDWRQLCGVAFLRLEDFLDNACHQLSLSLVPQGLLFAQVTFCDPVIEKRPRLQRQKRIFSKRRGQDFLRASQMNLNMAAWGHLVMSLLPPCSSPSTISPPKVCPQTPATRRGAADPASPSNFLPKKTPLGEEMRPPPKPPRLYLPWEPTPEETPRTKRPHMEPMTRLGPPPAASATRKPPRLQDFRCLAVLGRGHFGKVLLVQFKGTGKYYAIKALKKQEVLSRDEIESLYCEKRILEAVGCTGHPFLLCLLACFQTSSHACFVTEFAPGGDLMMQIHEDVFPEPQARFYLACVVLGLQFLHEKKIIYRDLKLDNLLLDAQGFLKIADFGLCKEGIGFGDRTSTFCGTPEFLAPEVLTQEAYTRAVDWWGLGVLLYEMLVGECPFPGDTEEEVFDCIVNADTPCPRFLSVQGLELIQKLLQKCPEKRLGADHRLAGPARPRRPAPARAHPLWPYRPALLRGRVHGPAACPDPAGPPQPPHCPPTGRLPGLRLCVRAIPGALRASRPLCPLPPDPASARPPLCPPACTLPWKPGPCLAFMSPRDLRWQPGGCCCGLGSAAGQSSRSPTVHLSSAS, from the exons CCTGGGGCGGGCCAGCGGCCCCCTGAGGATGAGAAAGAGGTGATTCGCCGGGCCATCCAGAAGGAGCTAAAAATCAAGGAGGGTGTGGAGAACCTGCGGCGGGTGGCCACAGACCGCCGGCAGCTGGGCCATGTGCAGCAGCTGCTGCGGTCCTCCAACCGCCGCCTGGAGCAGCTGCATGGAGAGCTGCGGGAGCTGCATGCCCGCATCCTGCTGCCCGGCCCcgggcccagccctgggctcagccCTGGGCCCAGCCCGGCTG AACCTGTGGCCCCAGGACCCCGGCCACCAGCAGAGCAGCCAAGGGCTGGGCACCTGGAGGCCCTCCAGAGGCAGCTGCAGGTGGAGCTGAAGGTAAAGCAGGGGGCCGAGAACATGACCCACACGTACGCCAATGGCACCCCCAAG GAGAGGAAGCTCCTGGCAGCTGCCCAGCAGATGCTGCGGGATAGCCAGCTGAAGGTGGCCCTGCTGCGAATGAAGATCAGCAGCTTGGAGGCCAGTGGGTCCCCTGAACCAG GTCCTGAGCTGCTGGCAGAGGAGCTGAGGCATCGATTACACATTGAGGCTGCTGTGGCCGAGGGTGCCAAGAACGTGGTGAAGCTGCTGGGGAGCCGGCGAACACAGGACCGCAAGGCACTGGCTGAG GCTCAGGCCCAGCTCCAGGAGTCCTCCCAGAAACTGGACCTCCTGCGGCTGGCTTTGGAGCAGCTGCTGGAGGGactgcctcctgcccaccctctgCGGGCTAGAGTGGCCCGGGAGCTGCGGACTGCTGTGTCTGGGAACCTCCAGCCTTCAGGGGCACTCGTGAAGCCCACTGCCATGACAG GGACACTGCAGGTCTGCCTCCTGGGCTGTGAGCAGCTGCTGTCAGCCGTGCCTGGACGTTCCCCAGCGGCCGCGCTGGCCGggagcccctcccagggctggctTCGGGGCAGGGCCAAACAGCAGCGTGGTGGAGGCGAGCTGGCCA GCGAGGTGCTGGCCGTGCTAAAGGTAGACAATCGCGTCGTGGGCCAGACAGGCTGGGGGCCAGTGGCCAAGCAGTCCTGGGACCAGACCTTTGTTGTCCCCCTGGAGCGG GCCCGAGAGCTGGAGATCGGGGTGCACTGGCGGGACTGGCGGCAGCTGTGCGGTGTGGCCTTCCTGCGGCTGGAGGACTTCCTGGACAATGCCTGTCACCAGCTTTCCCTCAGCCTGGTGCCACAGGGACTGCTCTTTGCCCAG GTGACCTTCTGTGACCCTGTCATTGAGAAGAGGCCCCGGCTGCAGAGGCAGAAACGCATTTTCTCTAAACGCAGAG GCCAGGACTTCCTGAGGGCTTCCCAGATGAACCTCAACATGGCGGCCTGGGGGCACTTGGTCATGAGCCTGCTGCCCCCCTGCAGCTCCCCAAGCACGATCAGCCCCCCCAAAGTGTGCCCCCAGACCCCAGCCACACGCCGGGGGGCCGCTGACCCTGCCTCACCCAG TAACTTCCTGCCCAAGAAGACCCCCTTGGGAGAAGAGATGAGGCCCCCACCCAAGCCCCCGCGCCTCTACCTGCCCTGGGAGCCAACCCCCGAGGAGACGCCG CGCACCAAACGCCCGCACATGGAGCCCATGACTCGACTCGGGCCACCTCCAGCAGCCTCAGCCACCAG GAAACCCCCTCGGCTTCAGGACTTCCGCTGCTTGGCTGTGCTGGGCCGGGGACACTTTGGGAAG GTCCTCCTGGTCCAGTTCAAGGGGACAGGGAAGTACTATGCCATCAAAGCACTTAAGAAGCAGGAGGTGCTGAGCCGGGACGAGATAGAGAG CCTGTACTGCGAGAAGCGGATCCTGGAGGCTGTGGGCTGCACAGGCCACCCCTTCCTGCTCTGCCTCCTTGCCTGCTTCCAGACCTCCAGCCACGCCTGTTTCGTGACTGAGTTTGCACCCGGTGGTGACCTCATGATGCAGATCCACGAGGATGTCTTTCCAGAGCCCCAGGCCCG GTTCTACCTGGCCTGTGTGGTCCTGGGGCTGCAGTTCTTACATGAGAAGAAGATCATTTACAG GGACCTTAAGTTGGATAATCTTCTGCTGGATGCCCAGGGTTTCCTGAAGATCGCAGACTTTGGGCTATGTAAGGAAG GGATCGGCTTTGGGGACCGGACAAGCACCTTCTGTGGCACCCCGGAGTTCCTGGCCCCCGAGGTGCTGACCCAGGAGGCTTACACGCGGGCTGTGGACTGGTGGGGGCTGGGTGTGCTGCTCTACGAGATGCTGGTGGGCGAG TGCCCGTTCCCGGGGGACACTGAGGAGGAGGTGTTTGACTGCATCGTCAACGCAGACACCCCATGTCCCCGCTTCCTGTCCGTGCAAGGGCTCGAGCTCATTCAGAAG CTCCTCCAGAAGTGCCCGGAGAAGCGCCTGGGGGCGG ACCACCGACTGGCAGGCCCTGCTCGCCCGCGCCGTCCGGCCCCCGCTCGTGCCCACCCTCTGTGGCCCTACAGACCTGCGCTACTTCGAGGGCGAGTTCACGGGCCTGCCGCCTGCCCTGACCCCGCCGGACCCCCGCAGCCCCCTCACTGCCCGCCAACAGGCCGCCTTCCGGGACTTCGACTTTGTGTCAGAGCGATTCCTGGAGCCCTGAGGGCCTCCCGGCCGCTCTGCCCGCTGCCCCCAGACCCAGCCTCCGCTCGCCCACCTCTCTGCCCACCGGCCTGCACCCTGCCTTGGAAGCCTGGGCCCTGCCTGGCATTTATGAGCCCTAGGGACTTGAGGTGGCAGCCAGGGGGCTGCTGCTGTGGACTTGGCTCAGCCGCTGGGCAGAGTTCCCGCTCCCCCACTGTCcacctctcttctgcctcctag
- the ZDHHC12 gene encoding palmitoyltransferase ZDHHC12 isoform X3 translates to MAPWALLSPGVLVRTGHTVLTWGITLVLFLHDTALRQWEEQGELLLPLIFLLLVLGSLLLYLAVSLMDPGYVNVQPQPQEEAKEEQTAMVPQTIPLRRCRYCLVLQPLRARHCRECRRCVRRYDHHCPWMENCVGERNHPLFVAYLALQLVVLLWGLYLACPGDCGCGPAGSCLPPSCCCPSSRWWPACFWPRTSTWWPATPPPGSSSPLTALPTSVSAPGTPSTAA, encoded by the exons ATGGCGCCCTGGGCGCTCCTCAGCCCCGGGGTCCTGGTGCGGACCGGCCACACCGTGCTGACCTGGGGGATCACGCTGGTGCTCTTCCTGCACGATACCG CACTGCGGCAGTGGGAAGAGCAGGGGGAGCTGCTCCTGCCCCTCATCTTCCTGCTCCTGGTGCTGGGCTCCCTGCTGCTCTACCTGGCTGTGTCACTCATGGACCCAGGCTACGTGAacgtccagccccagccccag GAGGAGGCCAAGGAGGAGCAGACAGCCATGGTTCCTCAGACCATCCCCCTTCGGCGCTGCAGATACTGCCTGGTGCTG CAGCCCCTGCGGGCCCGGCACTGCCGGGAGTGTCGTCGCTGCGTGCGCCGCTATGACCACCACTGCCCCTGGATGGAGAACTGCGTGGGGGAGCGCAACCACCCGCTCTTCGTGGCCTACCTGGCACTGCAGCTGGTGGTGCTTCTGTGGGGCCTGTACCTGGCATG CCCTGGGGACTGTGGCTGCGGTCCAGCGGGCTCCTGTTTGCCACCTTCCTGCTGCTGTCCCTCTTCTCGTTGGTGGCCGGCCTGCTTCTGGCCTCGCACCTCTACCTGGTGGCCAGCAACACCACCACCTGGGAGTTCATCTCCTCTCACCGCATTGCCTACCTCCGTCAGCGCCCCGGGAACCCCTTCGACCGCGGCCTGA
- the PKN3 gene encoding serine/threonine-protein kinase N3 isoform X2 has product MDCREPGAGQRPPEDEKEVIRRAIQKELKIKEGVENLRRVATDRRQLGHVQQLLRSSNRRLEQLHGELRELHARILLPGPGPSPGLSPGPSPAEPVAPGPRPPAEQPRAGHLEALQRQLQVELKVKQGAENMTHTYANGTPKERKLLAAAQQMLRDSQLKVALLRMKISSLEASGSPEPGPELLAEELRHRLHIEAAVAEGAKNVVKLLGSRRTQDRKALAEAQAQLQESSQKLDLLRLALEQLLEGLPPAHPLRARVARELRTAVSGNLQPSGALVKPTAMTGTLQVCLLGCEQLLSAVPGRSPAAALAGSPSQGWLRGRAKQQRGGGELASEVLAVLKVDNRVVGQTGWGPVAKQSWDQTFVVPLERARELEIGVHWRDWRQLCGVAFLRLEDFLDNACHQLSLSLVPQGLLFAQVTFCDPVIEKRPRLQRQKRIFSKRRGQDFLRASQMNLNMAAWGHLVMSLLPPCSSPSTISPPKVCPQTPATRRGAADPASPSNFLPKKTPLGEEMRPPPKPPRLYLPWEPTPEETPRTKRPHMEPMTRLGPPPAASATRKPPRLQDFRCLAVLGRGHFGKVLLVQFKGTGKYYAIKALKKQEVLSRDEIESLYCEKRILEAVGCTGHPFLLCLLACFQTSSHACFVTEFAPGGDLMMQIHEDVFPEPQARFYLACVVLGLQFLHEKKIIYRDLKLDNLLLDAQGFLKIADFGLCKEGIGFGDRTSTFCGTPEFLAPEVLTQEAYTRAVDWWGLGVLLYEMLVGECPFPGDTEEEVFDCIVNADTPCPRFLSVQGLELIQKLLQKCPEKRLGAGEQDAEEIKTQPFFRTTDWQALLARAVRPPLVPTLCGPTDLRYFEGEFTGLPPALTPPDPRSPLTARQQAAFRDFDFVSERFLEP; this is encoded by the exons CCTGGGGCGGGCCAGCGGCCCCCTGAGGATGAGAAAGAGGTGATTCGCCGGGCCATCCAGAAGGAGCTAAAAATCAAGGAGGGTGTGGAGAACCTGCGGCGGGTGGCCACAGACCGCCGGCAGCTGGGCCATGTGCAGCAGCTGCTGCGGTCCTCCAACCGCCGCCTGGAGCAGCTGCATGGAGAGCTGCGGGAGCTGCATGCCCGCATCCTGCTGCCCGGCCCcgggcccagccctgggctcagccCTGGGCCCAGCCCGGCTG AACCTGTGGCCCCAGGACCCCGGCCACCAGCAGAGCAGCCAAGGGCTGGGCACCTGGAGGCCCTCCAGAGGCAGCTGCAGGTGGAGCTGAAGGTAAAGCAGGGGGCCGAGAACATGACCCACACGTACGCCAATGGCACCCCCAAG GAGAGGAAGCTCCTGGCAGCTGCCCAGCAGATGCTGCGGGATAGCCAGCTGAAGGTGGCCCTGCTGCGAATGAAGATCAGCAGCTTGGAGGCCAGTGGGTCCCCTGAACCAG GTCCTGAGCTGCTGGCAGAGGAGCTGAGGCATCGATTACACATTGAGGCTGCTGTGGCCGAGGGTGCCAAGAACGTGGTGAAGCTGCTGGGGAGCCGGCGAACACAGGACCGCAAGGCACTGGCTGAG GCTCAGGCCCAGCTCCAGGAGTCCTCCCAGAAACTGGACCTCCTGCGGCTGGCTTTGGAGCAGCTGCTGGAGGGactgcctcctgcccaccctctgCGGGCTAGAGTGGCCCGGGAGCTGCGGACTGCTGTGTCTGGGAACCTCCAGCCTTCAGGGGCACTCGTGAAGCCCACTGCCATGACAG GGACACTGCAGGTCTGCCTCCTGGGCTGTGAGCAGCTGCTGTCAGCCGTGCCTGGACGTTCCCCAGCGGCCGCGCTGGCCGggagcccctcccagggctggctTCGGGGCAGGGCCAAACAGCAGCGTGGTGGAGGCGAGCTGGCCA GCGAGGTGCTGGCCGTGCTAAAGGTAGACAATCGCGTCGTGGGCCAGACAGGCTGGGGGCCAGTGGCCAAGCAGTCCTGGGACCAGACCTTTGTTGTCCCCCTGGAGCGG GCCCGAGAGCTGGAGATCGGGGTGCACTGGCGGGACTGGCGGCAGCTGTGCGGTGTGGCCTTCCTGCGGCTGGAGGACTTCCTGGACAATGCCTGTCACCAGCTTTCCCTCAGCCTGGTGCCACAGGGACTGCTCTTTGCCCAG GTGACCTTCTGTGACCCTGTCATTGAGAAGAGGCCCCGGCTGCAGAGGCAGAAACGCATTTTCTCTAAACGCAGAG GCCAGGACTTCCTGAGGGCTTCCCAGATGAACCTCAACATGGCGGCCTGGGGGCACTTGGTCATGAGCCTGCTGCCCCCCTGCAGCTCCCCAAGCACGATCAGCCCCCCCAAAGTGTGCCCCCAGACCCCAGCCACACGCCGGGGGGCCGCTGACCCTGCCTCACCCAG TAACTTCCTGCCCAAGAAGACCCCCTTGGGAGAAGAGATGAGGCCCCCACCCAAGCCCCCGCGCCTCTACCTGCCCTGGGAGCCAACCCCCGAGGAGACGCCG CGCACCAAACGCCCGCACATGGAGCCCATGACTCGACTCGGGCCACCTCCAGCAGCCTCAGCCACCAG GAAACCCCCTCGGCTTCAGGACTTCCGCTGCTTGGCTGTGCTGGGCCGGGGACACTTTGGGAAG GTCCTCCTGGTCCAGTTCAAGGGGACAGGGAAGTACTATGCCATCAAAGCACTTAAGAAGCAGGAGGTGCTGAGCCGGGACGAGATAGAGAG CCTGTACTGCGAGAAGCGGATCCTGGAGGCTGTGGGCTGCACAGGCCACCCCTTCCTGCTCTGCCTCCTTGCCTGCTTCCAGACCTCCAGCCACGCCTGTTTCGTGACTGAGTTTGCACCCGGTGGTGACCTCATGATGCAGATCCACGAGGATGTCTTTCCAGAGCCCCAGGCCCG GTTCTACCTGGCCTGTGTGGTCCTGGGGCTGCAGTTCTTACATGAGAAGAAGATCATTTACAG GGACCTTAAGTTGGATAATCTTCTGCTGGATGCCCAGGGTTTCCTGAAGATCGCAGACTTTGGGCTATGTAAGGAAG GGATCGGCTTTGGGGACCGGACAAGCACCTTCTGTGGCACCCCGGAGTTCCTGGCCCCCGAGGTGCTGACCCAGGAGGCTTACACGCGGGCTGTGGACTGGTGGGGGCTGGGTGTGCTGCTCTACGAGATGCTGGTGGGCGAG TGCCCGTTCCCGGGGGACACTGAGGAGGAGGTGTTTGACTGCATCGTCAACGCAGACACCCCATGTCCCCGCTTCCTGTCCGTGCAAGGGCTCGAGCTCATTCAGAAG CTCCTCCAGAAGTGCCCGGAGAAGCGCCTGGGGGCGGGTGAGCAGGATGCTGAGGAGATCAAGACACAGCCTTTCTTCAGG ACCACCGACTGGCAGGCCCTGCTCGCCCGCGCCGTCCGGCCCCCGCTCGTGCCCACCCTCTGTGGCCCTACAGACCTGCGCTACTTCGAGGGCGAGTTCACGGGCCTGCCGCCTGCCCTGACCCCGCCGGACCCCCGCAGCCCCCTCACTGCCCGCCAACAGGCCGCCTTCCGGGACTTCGACTTTGTGTCAGAGCGATTCCTGGAGCCCTGA
- the ZDHHC12 gene encoding palmitoyltransferase ZDHHC12 isoform X2: MAPWALLSPGVLVRTGHTVLTWGITLVLFLHDTALRQWEEQGELLLPLIFLLLVLGSLLLYLAVSLMDPGYVNVQPQPQEEAKEEQTAMVPQTIPLRRCRYCLVLQPLRARHCRECRRCVRRYDHHCPWMENCVGERNHPLFVAYLALQLVVLLWGLYLACLHPYPALQVWPPVLPALGTVAAVQRAPVCHLPAAVPLLVGGRPASGLAPLPGGQQHHHLGVHLLSPHCLPPSAPREPLRPRPDPQPGPLLLRMALRVLGDPLGRGGGGGGGEQPSCLGSLEAGCHLVPENLRSRTQLGWALGGPGLLTPPRPPRPQWAVLPSEGRRGGRGPMGGSGTKDLGL, from the exons ATGGCGCCCTGGGCGCTCCTCAGCCCCGGGGTCCTGGTGCGGACCGGCCACACCGTGCTGACCTGGGGGATCACGCTGGTGCTCTTCCTGCACGATACCG CACTGCGGCAGTGGGAAGAGCAGGGGGAGCTGCTCCTGCCCCTCATCTTCCTGCTCCTGGTGCTGGGCTCCCTGCTGCTCTACCTGGCTGTGTCACTCATGGACCCAGGCTACGTGAacgtccagccccagccccag GAGGAGGCCAAGGAGGAGCAGACAGCCATGGTTCCTCAGACCATCCCCCTTCGGCGCTGCAGATACTGCCTGGTGCTG CAGCCCCTGCGGGCCCGGCACTGCCGGGAGTGTCGTCGCTGCGTGCGCCGCTATGACCACCACTGCCCCTGGATGGAGAACTGCGTGGGGGAGCGCAACCACCCGCTCTTCGTGGCCTACCTGGCACTGCAGCTGGTGGTGCTTCTGTGGGGCCTGTACCTGGCAT gtCTCCACCCCTATCCTGCCCTGCAGGTCTGGCCTCCGGTTCTTCCAGCCCTGGGGACTGTGGCTGCGGTCCAGCGGGCTCCTGTTTGCCACCTTCCTGCTGCTGTCCCTCTTCTCGTTGGTGGCCGGCCTGCTTCTGGCCTCGCACCTCTACCTGGTGGCCAGCAACACCACCACCTGGGAGTTCATCTCCTCTCACCGCATTGCCTACCTCCGTCAGCGCCCCGGGAACCCCTTCGACCGCGGCCTGATCCGCAACCTGGCCCACTTCTTCTGCGGATGGCCCTCAGGGTCCTGGGAGACCCTCTgggccgaggaggaggaggaggaggaggggagcagcCAAGCTGTTTAGGGTCACTGGAGGCGGGCTGCCATCTTGTGCCTGAAAACCTGAGGAGCCGCACCCAGCTGGGGTGGGCCCTCGGAGGGCCTGGGCTCCTCACTCCGCCCCGTCCTCCCAGGCCTCAGTGGGCAGTGCTGCCCTCcgaagggagaaggggaggaagaggaccTATGGGGGGCTCAGGCACAAAGGACCTGGGCCTCTGA
- the ZDHHC12 gene encoding palmitoyltransferase ZDHHC12 isoform X1: MAPWALLSPGVLVRTGHTVLTWGITLVLFLHDTALRQWEEQGELLLPLIFLLLVLGSLLLYLAVSLMDPGYVNVQPQPQEEAKEEQTAMVPQTIPLRRCRYCLVLQPLRARHCRECRRCVRRYDHHCPWMENCVGERNHPLFVAYLALQLVVLLWGLYLAWSGLRFFQPWGLWLRSSGLLFATFLLLSLFSLVAGLLLASHLYLVASNTTTWEFISSHRIAYLRQRPGNPFDRGLIRNLAHFFCGWPSGSWETLWAEEEEEEEGSSQAV, encoded by the exons ATGGCGCCCTGGGCGCTCCTCAGCCCCGGGGTCCTGGTGCGGACCGGCCACACCGTGCTGACCTGGGGGATCACGCTGGTGCTCTTCCTGCACGATACCG CACTGCGGCAGTGGGAAGAGCAGGGGGAGCTGCTCCTGCCCCTCATCTTCCTGCTCCTGGTGCTGGGCTCCCTGCTGCTCTACCTGGCTGTGTCACTCATGGACCCAGGCTACGTGAacgtccagccccagccccag GAGGAGGCCAAGGAGGAGCAGACAGCCATGGTTCCTCAGACCATCCCCCTTCGGCGCTGCAGATACTGCCTGGTGCTG CAGCCCCTGCGGGCCCGGCACTGCCGGGAGTGTCGTCGCTGCGTGCGCCGCTATGACCACCACTGCCCCTGGATGGAGAACTGCGTGGGGGAGCGCAACCACCCGCTCTTCGTGGCCTACCTGGCACTGCAGCTGGTGGTGCTTCTGTGGGGCCTGTACCTGGCATG GTCTGGCCTCCGGTTCTTCCAGCCCTGGGGACTGTGGCTGCGGTCCAGCGGGCTCCTGTTTGCCACCTTCCTGCTGCTGTCCCTCTTCTCGTTGGTGGCCGGCCTGCTTCTGGCCTCGCACCTCTACCTGGTGGCCAGCAACACCACCACCTGGGAGTTCATCTCCTCTCACCGCATTGCCTACCTCCGTCAGCGCCCCGGGAACCCCTTCGACCGCGGCCTGATCCGCAACCTGGCCCACTTCTTCTGCGGATGGCCCTCAGGGTCCTGGGAGACCCTCTgggccgaggaggaggaggaggaggaggggagcagcCAAGCTGTTTAG
- the PKN3 gene encoding serine/threonine-protein kinase N3 isoform X1, with translation MEEGAPRQPGAGQRPPEDEKEVIRRAIQKELKIKEGVENLRRVATDRRQLGHVQQLLRSSNRRLEQLHGELRELHARILLPGPGPSPGLSPGPSPAEPVAPGPRPPAEQPRAGHLEALQRQLQVELKVKQGAENMTHTYANGTPKERKLLAAAQQMLRDSQLKVALLRMKISSLEASGSPEPGPELLAEELRHRLHIEAAVAEGAKNVVKLLGSRRTQDRKALAEAQAQLQESSQKLDLLRLALEQLLEGLPPAHPLRARVARELRTAVSGNLQPSGALVKPTAMTGTLQVCLLGCEQLLSAVPGRSPAAALAGSPSQGWLRGRAKQQRGGGELASEVLAVLKVDNRVVGQTGWGPVAKQSWDQTFVVPLERARELEIGVHWRDWRQLCGVAFLRLEDFLDNACHQLSLSLVPQGLLFAQVTFCDPVIEKRPRLQRQKRIFSKRRGQDFLRASQMNLNMAAWGHLVMSLLPPCSSPSTISPPKVCPQTPATRRGAADPASPSNFLPKKTPLGEEMRPPPKPPRLYLPWEPTPEETPRTKRPHMEPMTRLGPPPAASATRKPPRLQDFRCLAVLGRGHFGKVLLVQFKGTGKYYAIKALKKQEVLSRDEIESLYCEKRILEAVGCTGHPFLLCLLACFQTSSHACFVTEFAPGGDLMMQIHEDVFPEPQARFYLACVVLGLQFLHEKKIIYRDLKLDNLLLDAQGFLKIADFGLCKEGIGFGDRTSTFCGTPEFLAPEVLTQEAYTRAVDWWGLGVLLYEMLVGECPFPGDTEEEVFDCIVNADTPCPRFLSVQGLELIQKLLQKCPEKRLGAGEQDAEEIKTQPFFRTTDWQALLARAVRPPLVPTLCGPTDLRYFEGEFTGLPPALTPPDPRSPLTARQQAAFRDFDFVSERFLEP, from the exons CCTGGGGCGGGCCAGCGGCCCCCTGAGGATGAGAAAGAGGTGATTCGCCGGGCCATCCAGAAGGAGCTAAAAATCAAGGAGGGTGTGGAGAACCTGCGGCGGGTGGCCACAGACCGCCGGCAGCTGGGCCATGTGCAGCAGCTGCTGCGGTCCTCCAACCGCCGCCTGGAGCAGCTGCATGGAGAGCTGCGGGAGCTGCATGCCCGCATCCTGCTGCCCGGCCCcgggcccagccctgggctcagccCTGGGCCCAGCCCGGCTG AACCTGTGGCCCCAGGACCCCGGCCACCAGCAGAGCAGCCAAGGGCTGGGCACCTGGAGGCCCTCCAGAGGCAGCTGCAGGTGGAGCTGAAGGTAAAGCAGGGGGCCGAGAACATGACCCACACGTACGCCAATGGCACCCCCAAG GAGAGGAAGCTCCTGGCAGCTGCCCAGCAGATGCTGCGGGATAGCCAGCTGAAGGTGGCCCTGCTGCGAATGAAGATCAGCAGCTTGGAGGCCAGTGGGTCCCCTGAACCAG GTCCTGAGCTGCTGGCAGAGGAGCTGAGGCATCGATTACACATTGAGGCTGCTGTGGCCGAGGGTGCCAAGAACGTGGTGAAGCTGCTGGGGAGCCGGCGAACACAGGACCGCAAGGCACTGGCTGAG GCTCAGGCCCAGCTCCAGGAGTCCTCCCAGAAACTGGACCTCCTGCGGCTGGCTTTGGAGCAGCTGCTGGAGGGactgcctcctgcccaccctctgCGGGCTAGAGTGGCCCGGGAGCTGCGGACTGCTGTGTCTGGGAACCTCCAGCCTTCAGGGGCACTCGTGAAGCCCACTGCCATGACAG GGACACTGCAGGTCTGCCTCCTGGGCTGTGAGCAGCTGCTGTCAGCCGTGCCTGGACGTTCCCCAGCGGCCGCGCTGGCCGggagcccctcccagggctggctTCGGGGCAGGGCCAAACAGCAGCGTGGTGGAGGCGAGCTGGCCA GCGAGGTGCTGGCCGTGCTAAAGGTAGACAATCGCGTCGTGGGCCAGACAGGCTGGGGGCCAGTGGCCAAGCAGTCCTGGGACCAGACCTTTGTTGTCCCCCTGGAGCGG GCCCGAGAGCTGGAGATCGGGGTGCACTGGCGGGACTGGCGGCAGCTGTGCGGTGTGGCCTTCCTGCGGCTGGAGGACTTCCTGGACAATGCCTGTCACCAGCTTTCCCTCAGCCTGGTGCCACAGGGACTGCTCTTTGCCCAG GTGACCTTCTGTGACCCTGTCATTGAGAAGAGGCCCCGGCTGCAGAGGCAGAAACGCATTTTCTCTAAACGCAGAG GCCAGGACTTCCTGAGGGCTTCCCAGATGAACCTCAACATGGCGGCCTGGGGGCACTTGGTCATGAGCCTGCTGCCCCCCTGCAGCTCCCCAAGCACGATCAGCCCCCCCAAAGTGTGCCCCCAGACCCCAGCCACACGCCGGGGGGCCGCTGACCCTGCCTCACCCAG TAACTTCCTGCCCAAGAAGACCCCCTTGGGAGAAGAGATGAGGCCCCCACCCAAGCCCCCGCGCCTCTACCTGCCCTGGGAGCCAACCCCCGAGGAGACGCCG CGCACCAAACGCCCGCACATGGAGCCCATGACTCGACTCGGGCCACCTCCAGCAGCCTCAGCCACCAG GAAACCCCCTCGGCTTCAGGACTTCCGCTGCTTGGCTGTGCTGGGCCGGGGACACTTTGGGAAG GTCCTCCTGGTCCAGTTCAAGGGGACAGGGAAGTACTATGCCATCAAAGCACTTAAGAAGCAGGAGGTGCTGAGCCGGGACGAGATAGAGAG CCTGTACTGCGAGAAGCGGATCCTGGAGGCTGTGGGCTGCACAGGCCACCCCTTCCTGCTCTGCCTCCTTGCCTGCTTCCAGACCTCCAGCCACGCCTGTTTCGTGACTGAGTTTGCACCCGGTGGTGACCTCATGATGCAGATCCACGAGGATGTCTTTCCAGAGCCCCAGGCCCG GTTCTACCTGGCCTGTGTGGTCCTGGGGCTGCAGTTCTTACATGAGAAGAAGATCATTTACAG GGACCTTAAGTTGGATAATCTTCTGCTGGATGCCCAGGGTTTCCTGAAGATCGCAGACTTTGGGCTATGTAAGGAAG GGATCGGCTTTGGGGACCGGACAAGCACCTTCTGTGGCACCCCGGAGTTCCTGGCCCCCGAGGTGCTGACCCAGGAGGCTTACACGCGGGCTGTGGACTGGTGGGGGCTGGGTGTGCTGCTCTACGAGATGCTGGTGGGCGAG TGCCCGTTCCCGGGGGACACTGAGGAGGAGGTGTTTGACTGCATCGTCAACGCAGACACCCCATGTCCCCGCTTCCTGTCCGTGCAAGGGCTCGAGCTCATTCAGAAG CTCCTCCAGAAGTGCCCGGAGAAGCGCCTGGGGGCGGGTGAGCAGGATGCTGAGGAGATCAAGACACAGCCTTTCTTCAGG ACCACCGACTGGCAGGCCCTGCTCGCCCGCGCCGTCCGGCCCCCGCTCGTGCCCACCCTCTGTGGCCCTACAGACCTGCGCTACTTCGAGGGCGAGTTCACGGGCCTGCCGCCTGCCCTGACCCCGCCGGACCCCCGCAGCCCCCTCACTGCCCGCCAACAGGCCGCCTTCCGGGACTTCGACTTTGTGTCAGAGCGATTCCTGGAGCCCTGA